The genomic window GACAAGCTATGGAGCGCTGGTCGTTGCCCGGAATAGAATATTTTCTGACCCCTGACCCCTGACCCCTGACCCCTGACCCCTGACCCCTGACCCCTGACCCCTGACCCCTGACCCCTGACCCCTGACCCCTGAAACAATACGCCATGCAGGTAATCACCACCCATTTGAATGCCGACTTCGATGCCCTGGCCGCGATGGTGGCGGCCAAGCAACTCTATCCAGAGGCGCATCTTGTTTTTTCCGGGTCCCAGGAAAGGAATCTGCGTGAATTTCTGGGCCAGGCCCTTCCCTATACTTACGAATTCAAGCGGGTCCGCCAGATCGATCTGACCAAGGTAACCCGGCTGATCGTGGTCGACACCCGCCAGGCCCGCCGGTTGGGCAACCTGGCCCAATGCCTGGACAACCCAGGAATCGAAATTCATATCTATGACCATCATCCGGACATGCCCGGCGATCTGCACGGCAGCGTGGAAGTGGTCCGGCCGCTGGGGTCCACCTCGACCATCTTCTGCCAGCTTTTTCAGGAGCGAAAGATCGCCCTGAGCCGTGAGGATGCCTCGCTGCTGCTGCTGGGCATCTACGAGGATACCGGCTCCTTCACCTTTTCCACCACCACTCCCGATGATCTGCGGGCCGCGGCCTGGCTCCTTGCCCAGGGGGCTGACCTGCAACTGGTATCCCAGTTCGTGTCCCGGGAATTGACTTCCAGTCAGGTGGCCCTGCTCAACGACCTGATCAGGCAGGCCACCAGTTATTCGATTCAGGGGATCGACATCGTGGTGGCCAAGCTCACCATGCCCGAATATGTGGACGAGTTTTCCCTGATTGTCCGCCAGTTCATGGTCATGGACAACCTTGACTGCCTGTTCGCCCTGGCCGGCATGGGCGACCGGATTTATCTCATTGTCCGGAGCCGGATTCCCGAGGTCAATGCCGGCGAGATCGCCCGCGAGTTCGGCGGCGGCGGCCATGCCTCCGCCGCCTCGGCCACGGTCAAGGATCTGACCATGATCGAGGCCGAGGAGAAGCTGGTGCGGCTGCTGCACAAGCATGTCCGCCCCCAGAGCGTGGCCAGCGAACTGATGTCCGCGCCGGTGATCTCGGTGGGCCCGAATATCGCGATCAGGGAGGCCAACGAGATCCTTACCCGCTACAACATCACGGTGCTGCCGGTGATCAAGGGACCGCATAAGATCCTGGGGATGATCTCCCGCCGGGTGGTGGAAAAGTCAATATTTCACGGGCTCGGCGACCTGCCGGTGAGCGAATACATGACCACCGACGTGGCCACCCTGCCGCTTTCCGCCACCCTGGCCGATATTCAGGAGATGATCATCGAGCACCGCCAGCGCTTGATTCCGGTGGTGGATGACCAGGGCGGGGTCAAGGGGGTTATCACCCGCACCGATCTGCTTAATCTACTGGTCAATGATCCCGGTCATATCCCGGGCGAGCCGCCCGGCGGGGAGGACCGCTCCTATGCCGAACGGCACCGCAATCTCAACAGCCTGATGGTGGAGCATCTCGGCCGGGAGATCATCGTGCTGCTCCGCGACATCGGCGAGGTGGCCGAGCAGAACCAGTGGGCCGCCTATGCAGTGGGCGGGTTTGTCCGCGACCTGCTGCTGCGGATCAAAAATCTTGACCTTGATATCGTGGTCGAGGGGGATGGCATCGCTTTTGCCAAAAAACTGGCGCAAAGGCTGGGCGGCAAGGTGCGCACCCATGAGAAGTTCAAAACCGCGGTGGTGATTCTGGCCAACGGGTTCAAGATCGACGTGGCCACGGCCCGGCTCGAATATTACGAGTATCCGGCGGCCCTGCCCACGGTGGAGTTGTCTTCAATCAAGCTTGATCTCTACCGCCGTGATTTCACCATCAACGCCATGGCCATCCACCTCAACCCGGACCGGTTCGGGACCCTGGTCGATTTTTTCAACTGCCAGAGCGATCTCAAGGAGAGACGGATCCGGATCCTGCACAACCTGAGCTTTGTCGAGGACCCCACCCGGATCTTCAGGGCGATCCGTTTCGAGCAGCGCATGGGGTTTCAGATCGGCAAGCATACCGAAAAGATGCTCAAGAACGCGGTGAAAATGAACCTGTTCGACCGTTGTCGCGGCCGCCGCTGTTTCGGGGAACTCAAACTGATCATGTCCGAGGAGGACCCGATGCCGGCCCTGCGGCGGATGGCCGGGTTCGACCTGCTCAAATTCATCCTGCCCGGGCTGAAACTGGACAAACGGCTGGCAGTCACCCTGGCCGAAACCCAGAAGGTACTGGCCTGGCATCGGCTCCTCTACCTGGATACGCCCTGCCGGTCGTGGATGGTCTACCTGCTGGTGGTGATGGCCCCCTTTTCCATGCGCAAGCTGGTAAATTTCTGTGCCCGTTTCGAGGTGCCGGAGCGGTACTGTCTCCTGCTGCGCCGGATGAAGGAGAGGGGGGATAAGATCGTCCGGGTCCTGAACCAGGGACGGGTCATGCGGCCCAGCGAGATCTACTGGCTGCTGCACGGACTTGAACATGAAGGGCTTCTCTACCTGCTGGCCCTGGCTCGGAGGAAAAATGCCAAAAAGGCGGTTTCGATGTACGTCACCAAACTGCGCACAGTGACCACCTCGGTGCGGGGCAGTGACCTCAAAAAAATGGGCTATCCGGTGGGCCCGCTCTACCGTACCATCCTCAACCATCTTCTGGAGGCCCGGCTCGACGGCCTGGTAAGCACCCGGGCCGGGGAGATCGCCTTTGTGAAGAAACATTACCCCCTGGGGCCGGACCAGGGGGGGTATGCCTAGGCTTCCTGACCGTTGTTTTCCGGTTTTCTTTCCGCCATGGGCACGAAAGGCCGCTGTTTGGGACCGACATAGATCTGGCGCGGCCGGTTGATCCGCGAATCGGGATCGTCCCACATCTCCTTCCAGTGGGCGATCCAGCCCGGCAGCCTGCCCAGGGCGAACATCACCGTGAACATGTTGGTGGGGATGCCGATGGCCCGGTAAACGATGCCGCTGTAGAAATCCACATTGGGATAAAGATTACGTTCGATGAAGTAGTCGTCGCTCAAGGCCGCCTCCTCCAGTTCCTTGGCAATATCCAGGAGCGGATCGACCACATGCAGGGAATCAAGAACCTGGTCGCAGGCCTTCTTGATGATCCGGGCCCGGGGGTCGTAATTTTTGTACACCCGGTGACCGAAGCCCACCAGCCGGAAGGGGTCGTCAGGGTCCTTGGCCCGGTCGAGATATTTGATATAGTCGCCGCCTTCTTCGTAGATCCGCTCCAGCATCTCCACCACCGCCTGGTTGGCGCCACCGTGCAGCGGTCCCCACAGGGCGCTGATTCCGGCCGAAATCGACGCATAGAGATTGACCCGGGCGCTGCCCACCAGCCGGACCGCCGAGGTCGAACAGTTCTGTTCATGGTCGGCATGGAGGATGAGAATCTTGTTCAGGGCCTTGACCACCACCTCGTTGATCGTATAGGGCTTGACCGGCGAATCGAACATCATGTTCAGGAAGTTGGCGCAGTAGGTCAGGTCGTGCCGGGGATAGATCAAGGGCTGGCCGATGGATTTTTTATAGGAAAAAGCGGCAATGGTCCGCACCTTGGAGAGGAGCCGGGCCGCCATCCGGTCGATATCCTCGGCCGGGTTGTCGATCATCTCCGGATAATAATTGCTCAGGGTGTTGACCATTGAGGAGAGGATGGCCATGGGCTGCGCATTGGGCGGAAAGCCGTCAAAGAAGTGGATCATATCCTCGTGGAGCATGGCAAACCGGCCCAGCAGGGTACTGAATTTTTTGAGTTGCTTTTCAGTGGGCAGGCTGCCGTGGAGCAGCAGGTAGGCCACCTCGACAAAGGTACAGTTCTCCGCCAGTTCGGCAATGGGATAGCCGCGGTAGTTGAGCACACCCCGGGCCCCTTCGAGAAAGGTGATTTCGCTGGTGCAGGAGCCGGTGTTCATGAAGCCGCTGTCCAGGGTGATATGCCCGGTTTCAGCCCGCAGCCTCCTGATATCGATGGCCTTTTCTCCTTCAGTGCCGATGATGACCGGCAGATGGTAGGTCTTTCCGTCCAGGATCAGAGTTGCCTGCTCCCGGGTGTTTTTTTCTTTCGACATATCCAGATTTCCTTGTATTCTGTCGTGCCGGCCGTAAGGGACACGATGATTGCGGTTTCGCGAGCATTACCGTTGTGGCGGTTCAGCCCGGAGGATGTTGCAGCCTGTATTCGGGATAAGTTGAGGCTTATCTCGTGAAGTCCACCCAAAAAAAATTAGTATAGAAGAAATTTGATAACGATTCAAGAGGCAGGCCATGAAGACGATGGAAGCGGATCATAACCACACCCCTGTCCATGGCAGGCGGATGCGGATTTTTCGAGACGAGGTCACGGTATACCCGGTGTCCTGCGAACGGCTGGCCAGCGGCCGCACCGACCGCGAGTGGCTGGCCGCGGTATTGGCCGGCGGCGCCCGCATCGTTCAACTCCGGGACAAGGATGCGGATGACCGCACCCTGTACGAAAAAGCGGTTTTCTTCCGGCAACTGACCCGGGCGGCCGGGGCGTTGCTGATCATCAACGACCGGGTGGATATCGCCCTGCTGGTCGACGCCGACGGGGTGCATCTGGGCAACTCTGATCTACCGGTCCGGGAGGTCCGGCGACTGGCGCCGGAACTGATCATCGGCGTGTCCGCCAATACCGTCGAGCAGGCCGCCACGGTGGATGAACGCGGGGCCTCCTATTTCAACATCGGGCCGCTCTATCCCACCAGGACCAAGGAGGGACTCTCAACCTTTATCGGCCTGGAGGCGGTGGCTCGATTTTCCGCCTGTTCCGCGTTGCCCTTTACGGTGATGGGCGGGATCAAGCCGGACCATGTCCCGGACCTGGTGGCGGCCGGCGCGGCCCGGATCGCGGTGGTCACCGCCCTGACCCGGGCCGGGAATATCGAGGCGGAAACCAGACGCTGGGTGGAGGCAATCCGCCGGGCCCGGGATAATAAAAGGGAATGATGAATGTCGAATATCGAATATCGAATGGGAAAAGACTATGAAGACCCTTGCTGAACAGACCGCGGAGATCCGGCTGCTGATGGAGTACGGTGTGCCCGGACAGCACCGGGATGCGGCCATCGAACTGCTGACCCGGCACGGGGAGGACAGTATCGCCCTGAACCTTTTTCAGGAGTTCTACAGCTTTCTGCCCGAGGCCCGGGAGGACGCGATCACCGTGCTGCGATTACTGGCGCGGCGGCAGGGGATTTTTCTGATCTGCGCCACCACCCTGGTTGCCGATTACCTGTACACGGTGGGCGGCCAGGGGGCCACTTTTCTCGGGCCTCTCGCCGAGGGGATCTGGGAAAAGGAGGTGCTTGATTTTTTCGGTTTCAAGGACCGGGAGGAATCTGTGGCCGCGCACCGGGAGCTGGACCGGTTTCCGGTCTATGTTCCGGTCCATCTTAACGACCAACTCTGTCATTTCTGCGCGGTTTCCAGCGGCGAGGAGCATGTCTTCGGCTGTCCGGCCGAGATCTGCCCCTGGTGCGGCGGTCAGTTGATCGGCTGCAACTGCCGGTTCGAGCAACTGGAGCGCGACCGGCTGGAGCGGGAAAAGCAGATCAACACCCTGCACGCCATGGTCAATGAAAAAGGGCGGGTCCCCTTTGAACCCGGCCAGGGACCCGCCTATCCGGCAATGGATGAGGATGAGTAGAGCGCCCCGCCCTTATTTTATCGACTGCAGATACTTATAAAACTCGGAGTCCGAGGAGATGATCAGCCGGGTGTTATCGCCCAGGGTCTTGCGATAGGTCTCCAGGCTCTTGGAAAAGGCGTAGAACTCCGGGTCCTGATTATAGGCATCGGCAAATATCCTGGCTGCCGTTGCATCGGCCTTACCCTTGATTTCCTGGGCCTCACGGTTGGCCTTGGAGGTGATCTCTTTTAACTCCCGCTGCACCTTGCCCATGATCTCCGCCTTCTGGCCTTCACCCTGGGAACGCTTCTCCGCGGCAATCCGTTTCCGCTCCGAGATCATCCGGTCATATACCTTGCGTTGCACCGATTCGATATAGTTGACCCGCTTGAACATCACGTCCACCAATTCGATCCCGTACTTGGGGGTGATCTTGGAGGCGGTCTTGTGGACCAGGGCGGCAATGTTGTCCCGGCCGTAGCGGATCGGTCCGTCTTCGGCCTGGGCCCCGGAGATGACCATGATTTCCGGCGACCAGTCCGAACTGCGGATGATCTCCACCAGGTTGTTTTTATTGACCAGGTCGCGGACCGTGCCGTCGATGATGTCGTCGAGAACGGTCATGGCCCGGGTCTGGGTCTTGACCGCCTGCATGAACACCAGGGCATCGGCGATACGCCAGCGGGCGGTGACGTCCAGGTAGACGAATGTTTTGTCATTGGTCGGGATCTGGTTGGGATCGCCGTCCCAGATCAGGATCCGTTTTTCAAAAAAGGTGGCCTCCTGGATAAAAGGGGTCTTGTAATGGAGGCCGGCCTCGGTGATCGGGGTGCCCACCGGGCGGCCGAACTGGGTAATCACCGCCTGTTTGCCTTCTGGCAGAATATAGAAACCCTGCCAGACGGTAACGCCGACGACCAGTACCAGGCCGATCACTATATATCGGATAATCGCATTCACAACATCTCCTCCTGGAGTTTAGGGTTTTGTAGCCGCGGGAGACCCGCCGGTGAGGTTGAGAAAGGGCAGGATCGAACGTTGGTCGCGGTCCAGCACATAGATGTCAGCCAGGGAGGGCAGGACATCCTGCATGGTCTCAAGGTACAGGCGCTGCCGGGTGACCTCCTTGGCGCTCCGGTATTCCTTGAGCACCGCCAGGAAGCGGGAGGTGTCGCCCTTGGACAGGTTTATCCGTTCCACTGCGTAA from Desulfobacterales bacterium includes these protein-coding regions:
- a CDS encoding CBS domain-containing protein, with the translated sequence MQVITTHLNADFDALAAMVAAKQLYPEAHLVFSGSQERNLREFLGQALPYTYEFKRVRQIDLTKVTRLIVVDTRQARRLGNLAQCLDNPGIEIHIYDHHPDMPGDLHGSVEVVRPLGSTSTIFCQLFQERKIALSREDASLLLLGIYEDTGSFTFSTTTPDDLRAAAWLLAQGADLQLVSQFVSRELTSSQVALLNDLIRQATSYSIQGIDIVVAKLTMPEYVDEFSLIVRQFMVMDNLDCLFALAGMGDRIYLIVRSRIPEVNAGEIAREFGGGGHASAASATVKDLTMIEAEEKLVRLLHKHVRPQSVASELMSAPVISVGPNIAIREANEILTRYNITVLPVIKGPHKILGMISRRVVEKSIFHGLGDLPVSEYMTTDVATLPLSATLADIQEMIIEHRQRLIPVVDDQGGVKGVITRTDLLNLLVNDPGHIPGEPPGGEDRSYAERHRNLNSLMVEHLGREIIVLLRDIGEVAEQNQWAAYAVGGFVRDLLLRIKNLDLDIVVEGDGIAFAKKLAQRLGGKVRTHEKFKTAVVILANGFKIDVATARLEYYEYPAALPTVELSSIKLDLYRRDFTINAMAIHLNPDRFGTLVDFFNCQSDLKERRIRILHNLSFVEDPTRIFRAIRFEQRMGFQIGKHTEKMLKNAVKMNLFDRCRGRRCFGELKLIMSEEDPMPALRRMAGFDLLKFILPGLKLDKRLAVTLAETQKVLAWHRLLYLDTPCRSWMVYLLVVMAPFSMRKLVNFCARFEVPERYCLLLRRMKERGDKIVRVLNQGRVMRPSEIYWLLHGLEHEGLLYLLALARRKNAKKAVSMYVTKLRTVTTSVRGSDLKKMGYPVGPLYRTILNHLLEARLDGLVSTRAGEIAFVKKHYPLGPDQGGYA
- a CDS encoding citrate synthase; translation: MSKEKNTREQATLILDGKTYHLPVIIGTEGEKAIDIRRLRAETGHITLDSGFMNTGSCTSEITFLEGARGVLNYRGYPIAELAENCTFVEVAYLLLHGSLPTEKQLKKFSTLLGRFAMLHEDMIHFFDGFPPNAQPMAILSSMVNTLSNYYPEMIDNPAEDIDRMAARLLSKVRTIAAFSYKKSIGQPLIYPRHDLTYCANFLNMMFDSPVKPYTINEVVVKALNKILILHADHEQNCSTSAVRLVGSARVNLYASISAGISALWGPLHGGANQAVVEMLERIYEEGGDYIKYLDRAKDPDDPFRLVGFGHRVYKNYDPRARIIKKACDQVLDSLHVVDPLLDIAKELEEAALSDDYFIERNLYPNVDFYSGIVYRAIGIPTNMFTVMFALGRLPGWIAHWKEMWDDPDSRINRPRQIYVGPKQRPFVPMAERKPENNGQEA
- the thiE gene encoding thiamine phosphate synthase, with the translated sequence MKTMEADHNHTPVHGRRMRIFRDEVTVYPVSCERLASGRTDREWLAAVLAGGARIVQLRDKDADDRTLYEKAVFFRQLTRAAGALLIINDRVDIALLVDADGVHLGNSDLPVREVRRLAPELIIGVSANTVEQAATVDERGASYFNIGPLYPTRTKEGLSTFIGLEAVARFSACSALPFTVMGGIKPDHVPDLVAAGAARIAVVTALTRAGNIEAETRRWVEAIRRARDNKRE
- the hflC gene encoding protease modulator HflC — its product is MNAIIRYIVIGLVLVVGVTVWQGFYILPEGKQAVITQFGRPVGTPITEAGLHYKTPFIQEATFFEKRILIWDGDPNQIPTNDKTFVYLDVTARWRIADALVFMQAVKTQTRAMTVLDDIIDGTVRDLVNKNNLVEIIRSSDWSPEIMVISGAQAEDGPIRYGRDNIAALVHKTASKITPKYGIELVDVMFKRVNYIESVQRKVYDRMISERKRIAAEKRSQGEGQKAEIMGKVQRELKEITSKANREAQEIKGKADATAARIFADAYNQDPEFYAFSKSLETYRKTLGDNTRLIISSDSEFYKYLQSIK